In the genome of Mangifera indica cultivar Alphonso chromosome 9, CATAS_Mindica_2.1, whole genome shotgun sequence, the window attattttactaataatattaaaaaatataaaatttatttttttttaattttaaaattaatatttcatatttttttattttttaactttaaaaaatcatattttttcctcaaaatcttataatttttttctcctctgACCATTATCTCCAATGATCTAGAAAGGATGACGACGAAGCCCCTTTATCGATAAAAAGATCTGAGTTATAGATCTCTTTATCTCCAGTGAAGAAATTGTAAATTTCTTCGTTTTTTATGAAGAGATTTCATATCTTTTtaacgatgtcattttaagataaaaatgagaGATCATTGGTGTTGAATACGGTAaccaaaaaggtgaaaaaaatttgaggaaaatatgatttttttaaagttaaaaaactttaaatagaagtgaaattgttaatttttaaaatttatgagaaaaatataataaattttatattttttaatattattaataaaataataattttacctctacctctaataaaaaattttaactataattatattatgggtgaaaatttaaattttttaaattttgtgaatatGAGTTTAAGAATGCAAATAAACTTAGGTGAgatatagtcctttggctaacaaaaaatccaaattttgaaaataattgagGGATTTTGCAAAAAGAGGCTCCAGGTTTTCAATAACTATCTTGTTGATTTGAAATTGAGAGTAGTTTTGTATAATCAAATCGATTATTACCTTATTATATACCTTATATAACGCAAAATAATAGATTAAATGTCTCTTGCAATCAATTATGCAAGTACATTCATGGATTGGTAactacatattattatataattaataaaattatacatacaaataatatatacaaatgtatgtataaagaataatatgttattatatgattaaaactttattttatgtataagaaTGAAAtactattttccaccaaagtcttaatacaaaaacaaatatacactcacaaaagataaaaaaatctaaacaccctTTTAGGAACcgacttctgttaaaattttatgttaaaaataagagtaaaattatcattttgcctTTAAAccgtaaaaatttatatcatttcccctcTTAGATGACGAATaatctttgtctctttgtttGACCAAGATGGTTCATCTCAATCAGCAATGCTTCCACAGTTTGAAGGTTGATAGCAGAAAAAGATCGTGTTAAAAAGGGTAAAGGACAGTAGGAATTTTCTCTAGTCAccagagaaaaaagaaaaaaacttagagaaaaaattgaatttttcaaaacttaatcttaggagaaattgttattttttaaaattaagagaaaaaataacataaatttttaagatttagtggtaaaataataattttactcttgtctttaacaaaaaattataataaaagttaattcATGGATGAATATTTGGATGTATAATTTTTTGTGGGAGtgtatttatctttgtattaaaatttaggtGGGATACAGTCCTTTAACCTATCTATAATTTAGAACAACCCAACAATATAATAACAtctcattgtttatatacataacattactcttatatAGTTTGatattactttaatttaaaatcattcgcacaccaatgttttttttttttttacacctATTCTTAGAGTAGTAGTGTTTTGTGCacttctaatatatatattgatttagatattaataataatagattatCATATGCTTATAAATAAAGGAACATTCATTCTTATAGTGACATATCATCAttagtatttaaattatttatgatgttttttttttaaatttgtgtgattaatttaaatcatgACTCTTTAATAGTATCGATGAATActttaaagttaaaaagaaagtaaacaattattttttaatttccattttaGGATTATAGAATcgtaattaagtaattttaaattaagaataaagatatcacccaataaaataataacatatcattattaataattaaattaaatacttatctattaataaacataattatactattaattgaaaaaaataatttaacgtcaacttataaaaaatatccatcattatttaattgttaaattatataataatattaatactaAATTTGTTACTATATTAATtgtaaatagttttttatatagaaaatattttttgaatttcttataaaattgtaaaattttaaaattatgttcatTTGCAGAAGCTCATAAATTCCTAGTAAATTatggagaaaaattatttaatcaattcatCGTGTGAAAAACAATCTTAAtctcttgaaaataaaaatttcaatattttaagaaattgaCTCGAAATAAGGCAAACTTGagagtcaatttttttaattaaagattaattgTGGTTAAATGATTACTAATTCTGAAAAGGTTGCTTTTCACGGGAAACCGCTGTCTCTTAAAAAGGACACGAGTGCCTTTGCGTGGGTTGCGGTTGCTTGACGTGGGCTCGTCCACGCGGCCATGTCCATGCCCGTGAGGCCATGCCCCACTTCACTTGCATAATTAATTtcacaaatcaaaattacttcTTAATTAACTAATcgatatcataataataatgcaACGAATCAGGTCCTGCCACGTGTAGAAATCAACGGATATCTCCTTCACCTATTTATGATGGGACCCATTAAAGTAACTGTCCAACTTAACGGCCATAAACGAAAAACCAAAAATCGTCACCGTTAAAACGAgaaatccaatatttttttagataattctgaaaaaaatttaaaagaaaatttgaaattttaatttcaaatcttgaaataaaataaagactaaaaaataaaattccttacaagataataataattaattttaaaaaatgaaagaaagaagaagggAACTGTACAGTGAGACAGAGCGAGCCCGCCGTATCGAATCAATCGTTTATTGAATTCAATTCCATTCCATATCCAACTTTCTGTTTCTATCtctttccctctctctctctcgttgCACCTTCCATTTCTATAAAAACCAGCAATGTCACCCGCAGCCCTTTATTgtgattattattatcattcaCACACATCTTCACAGCGAAGCCACCCATTTACTCAACGCTCTGTTTTGTTCGGCTTTTACTCTAGGCCATGGACTCCAATTTCAACTCCAAGCCACTTCTTAGGCTCACCTGTTCGGTTCAGAACTACGATTGGGGCCGACCTGGCCGTGACTCGCTCGTTGCCAGGCTGTATGGGTTGAATTCTGGCGGAGAAGTTGAGTTGGACAGGTGTTATGCCGAGTTCTGGATGGGAACTCACAAGTCGGGTCCCTCCTTTGTGGTCAAAAGTGGGTTGGAGAACGGGAATGAGAATGGGGATGAGAGTGGTAGTTTAAAATCTTGGATTTTAAAGAATCCTAATGTGCTTGGTGATAAGGTTTTGCTCAACTGGGGTTGTCATCTACCATTCTTATTCAaggttaaattaaattttacttgctttttcttattttaaatgtGGGTGTTTTTGTGTTGTTGCTGGCACTATTTCTGGTGAAGTAAAATTGTACTTTTGGTGAAcgatattgtttaatttgtgattgaaaattaagatgacaattgatttgtttgaatGGATCATTGGGAAATCTGTGTGTGAATTCaggaatttgatttgtttgaaactGAATTGGCGAGGAATGGCTTCTAATAGTTGATAATCAAAAGCTTTACTGGATCAAAAATGGTGCATACTTATTTGAACTGTTCTTTAAGCTGACGTCACCTATATTTcttctaaaaaaatatgtacttTCGAGGGTCTACTCCCTGTTCGtctcattctcattttctttaaagTTATGCATCGCTATTTGTGTTGGCCTTTTTAACTGCTTTGAAAAGGAGAATATATTCCAATATCTAAAATGTtccattcttcttcttttccttttccttttttttttttttgtgtgctGCTAATTATTCTCATATATCCGAAATCAACGAAGAAAAAGAAATCCTGATAGTGAGTGATGGTTTTGTGAAgcttaaaaaacttaaaaaattaatatgttctATTTCCAACTATGATTGGGCCTAAACATGCCATGAATTAATATGTTCTATTTCCGGCTATGATTGGGCCTAAATATGCCATGACTTAAAATTTGCCAGGCGGTTTAGGTTGGATTATAGATAAGAAATTGGGTTACAAAAGTCTTGCTCATGACTATGGACCATCTTGTATGGTTCAAAGCATTTGTGAGAATTGTGAGGTACCAGTAAGTGACATTCTGAAATTGTGGctatcaaaaaatataatgtgGTTTGCAATAATGTTTTAGTTGAGTAGGGATGTGATCTCCTTTTTAATACAAGGTATAAAAATATGCTTGTGGCGTAAGTTAAGTCTGTATTTATTTCTTCGAGACTTTAGAAATTACTGaacatttagaaattttttatgatgcaTGGTTGGtgttttttttcaactttttgtttttggttgatttacATCTTTGAATTTCGTAAACCAAAGTTACCAAACATGCAAATTGAAGAATTCTTTCTCTACCTATATATGATCCTCAAACCTGTGTTTATAAAGCAATTCTTTGTATAATTCGTGGTTGTAGAAGATTTTCGATATTTGATGTCAGTTTGGCTGGTTATGTAAGTTTCTATCTTATTCACTTCTGTTTCTGATTTTCCATGATTTTTAATTCTGTAATTCAGTTAGGACCTTAATCTGATTTTCATTGTTTGCTTTGTGTTAGGTGCTTTCAGTTGCAAAACCATTATCAATACAGGCTCATCCAGATAAGGAATTGGCACAGGCATTGCACAAGTTGATGCCACATGTTTACAAGGATGACAATCACAAGCCTGAAATGGCTTTGGCAATAACAGAGTTTGAGGCCCTTTGTAGTTTCATTAGTCTTCAGGTAATGTAACATTATCAGATTCATTTACACTGGGATTCCTGCAAATGCATGCTAAGTGAACAAGTCATTCCTATAATTTGCTTTTGATTGTTCTATGATGAATAAAGCAAAGAATAAAAGAGGAAAAGATGTAGTTAAAACCTGACTGCTATTACTCACCACAGGATGTTTAAAAAATGTGGTGTTTTTAATGGACAATTCTTAGAAATGATTCAATTTAGGCcttttaaatttgtttcttACTAATTTTGATGCCTTCATCCCAATGCCTGTTTAGCACTGTACCTGGACTTCTGTGCATATTATGTAGGTTCCTGAAACTTGTGTTTTTATCTGCTAGGGGACTGTGTTAATATAGTAGGGTTCACACAACTGTGACAGACTGGTATTTTATGAAGGGATCCCTTTTATTTCACTTGATCACTTTGATGGGATTACACAAACTActacatatttatatttcaagAAGGAATTTCCTTTTATTGTTAATTGAGTGGAGGAAAGGGATATTATTCCCAGATTCTCAGAAATTGAGACTTTATGTTCTTAATGGTGTTAGATGTATCCTTGTGTAATTTATGTGGGGTTGTGTAAAATGAGGTTTTTACCTTTCTCTGAGCTAGATTGCTTATGTACGCACATTATGATGTATGGAATTCATCGTTGTTTATATTTCTTCGGCTATTTTATTATCTAGGGGATCAAGAGTGTGGTGCAAAATGTTCCAGAGATTGTGGAATTGGTTGACAGGGGAGCTGCAAGCCAAGTTTTACATATCAATGAGCAGGATGGGGAGgagaattttaaatatgttatgcATTCAGTTTTCACCCAGCTCATGACAGCTACCAAAGAAAGGACAGCAAAAGCAATATCTAATCTTAAAATTCGCCTGCATGAGGAAAGTAAGGTTAGTTGAAGGTTTTCATGTCAATTTTGAATACTTATTTTATGTATGTTGTGGCAAGTTTTTGTCATTGCTTCATGTTATTGATTTATGTTCATTTTCTTATAGATAGATTTACAATAAGGAAAACTTCCCCTtttagttattattttgatgtttgagtaaatattaattaaaatgtcaaGAGGAGAAAAAAGGAATCTTCCCCCCTTTTTCCATTTCTCCTTTTTCAGTTCTTCCCTAGGGGTTGCTTCTGCCAGATTTATGAACATTTTGCTTTgttaatttctatatatatatatgtgtgtctGTGAAATTTTGTTGGGTAGCtttctttatcatattatttcatGGTCATCTTTTTGAGTTTTGACCATGGCTCCATGATAACTTCTTTTTCTGTTTGCATTAGGTGAGATCCTTGACTGAGAAGGAGCAGCTGGTATTGCGGTTGGAGAAGCAATATCCAGGTGATATTGGTGTCCTATCAGCCTTCTTTTTTAACTATGTAAAGCTTAAGCCTGGGGAAGCACTTTATCTTGGGGCAAATGAACCCCATGCATATATTTCCGGTGAATGTGTTGAGTGCATGGCGTCTTCAGATAATGTTATCCGGGCTGGTCTTACTCCTAAGGACCGAGACATTCAAGTTCTTTGTTCCATGCTCACATACAAACTGGTAAAGAATTTctgtatttcatatttatatattcaatcttCTTTTTGGGAGGAAATtctaattattgaaaaaaatcatattgaTAGATTTAGATCGGGGACTTTGTACATTAAATTGATGAATGACAAAGATAGGAATGACTTCTTCCACAACCAAAAACTTATTTGTCTTTAACCTTTTTCTGTTCTAGGGCTCCCCTGAAATCCTGAAAGGATTTCCTTTGAGTCCCTACATAACAAGATACCTCCCACCTTTTGATGAATTCGA includes:
- the LOC123225842 gene encoding mannose-6-phosphate isomerase 1-like isoform X2 translates to MDSNFNSKPLLRLTCSVQNYDWGRPGRDSLVARLYGLNSGGEVELDRCYAEFWMGTHKSGPSFVVKSGLENGNENGDESGSLKSWILKNPNVLGDKVLLNWGCHLPFLFKVLSVAKPLSIQAHPDKELAQALHKLMPHVYKDDNHKPEMALAITEFEALCSFISLQGIKSVVQNVPEIVELVDRGAASQVLHINEQDGEENFKYVMHSVFTQLMTATKERTAKAISNLKIRLHEESKVRSLTEKEQLVLRLEKQYPGDIGVLSAFFFNYVKLKPGEALYLGANEPHAYISGECVECMASSDNVIRAGLTPKDRDIQVLCSMLTYKLI
- the LOC123225842 gene encoding mannose-6-phosphate isomerase 1-like isoform X1 codes for the protein MDSNFNSKPLLRLTCSVQNYDWGRPGRDSLVARLYGLNSGGEVELDRCYAEFWMGTHKSGPSFVVKSGLENGNENGDESGSLKSWILKNPNVLGDKVLLNWGCHLPFLFKVLSVAKPLSIQAHPDKELAQALHKLMPHVYKDDNHKPEMALAITEFEALCSFISLQGIKSVVQNVPEIVELVDRGAASQVLHINEQDGEENFKYVMHSVFTQLMTATKERTAKAISNLKIRLHEESKVRSLTEKEQLVLRLEKQYPGDIGVLSAFFFNYVKLKPGEALYLGANEPHAYISGECVECMASSDNVIRAGLTPKDRDIQVLCSMLTYKLGSPEILKGFPLSPYITRYLPPFDEFEVDCCILPRGASAIFPAVSGPSIFLVTIGKGTMHTTSQIDAVTEGNVLFAPANTQISITASSELQLYRAGVNSRFLQTV